A region from the Corylus avellana chromosome ca7, CavTom2PMs-1.0 genome encodes:
- the LOC132186728 gene encoding protein IQ-DOMAIN 17-like, whose product MGKKGGSSWLTAVKRAFRSPTKEDEEKKREKRRWIFRKPTNQETEPQQTPTNAVAAPTNHESAAKAAAERKQALAVAVATAEAAMATAQAAVEVARLTRPASHAKEHSAAVVIQTAFRGYLARRALRALKGLVKLQALVRGHNVRKQAKMTLRCMQALVRVQARVLDQRMRLSHDGTRKSTFSDTNSVWESRYLQDISERKSISREGSSVADDWDERPHTVEEVKAMLQHRKETAMKRDKTLSHSFSQQIWRTGRSPSIGNEDELEERPKWLDRWMATKPWDSRGRASTDQRDPIKTVEMDTSQPYSYLAPTFRKPNQNQHHQHQQQRPSSPLHRFHQNLHPHHSPATPSPSKTRPVQVRSASPRCSREDRTYNTSQTPSLRSNYCYSGSLHQPGRGGTNSGGTGCSTMPNYMAATESAKARVRSQSAPRQRPLTPERERVGSAAKKRLSFPAPDPYGLGMGYGGHGHNLRSPSFKSVAGTHFGMERQSNYSSCCTDSLGGEISPSSTSDLRRWLR is encoded by the exons ATGGGGAAGAAGGGAGGTAGCTCATGGTTGACTGCTGTCAAAAGGGCTTTCAGATCTCCTACtaaagaggatgaagaaaag AAGAGAGAGAAGCGAAGATGGATATTCAGGAAGCCCACAAACCAAGAAACGGAGCCGCAGCAAACCCCTACAAATGCCGTTGCTGCACCGACGAACCATGAGTCGGCAGCGAAGGCGGCTGCGGAGCGAAAGCAAGCGCTTGCAGTTGCGGTGGCCACTGCCGAGGCTGCAATGGCCACTGCCCAGGCGGCGGTGGAGGTGGCTCGGCTGACCAGGCCTGCTAGTCATGCCAAAGAGCACTCTGCTGCCGTTGTTATTCAGACAGCTTTTAGAGGGTATTTG GCGAGGAGAGCGCTTCGTGCGCTTAAGGGGCTGGTAAAGTTGCAGGCTTTGGTGAGAGGTCATAATGTTAGAAAGCAAGCAAAGATGACTCTTAGGTGCATGCAAGCGCTGGTTCGGGTGCAGGCTAGGGTGCTTGACCAACGCATGAGGCTCTCCCATGATGGCACCAGAAAATCCACATTCAGCGACACAAATAGCGTTTGGGAGTCGCGGTATCTTCAAGACATTTCAGAAAGAAAATCGATT TCAAGAGAAGGAAGTAGTGTAGCAGATGATTGGGATGAACGCCCCCACACAGTTGAAGAAGTGAAAGCCATGTTGCAGCACAGAAAAGAAACTGCGATGAAGCGTGACAAGACCTTGTCTCACTCCTTTTCTCAGCAG ATTTGGAGGACTGGCAGGAGCCCATCAATTGGTAATGAAGACGAGCTCGAAGAGAGACCGAAATGGCTCGACCGTTGGATGGCCACGAAGCCGTGGGATTCCCGGGGAAGAGCCTCAACTGATCAAAGAGACCCCATCAAAACCGTGGAAATGGATACCTCCCAGCCCTACTCATACTTAGCTCCTACTTTCCGGAAGCCTAATCAAAATCAGCATCACCAACACCAACAACAAAGACCCAGTTCCCCGCTCCACAGATTCCACCAAAATCTACACCCCCATCACTCCCCTGCCACACCCTCACCATCGAAAACCCGGCCTGTCCAAGTCCGGTCGGCGAGCCCTCGTTGCTCTAGAGAAGATAGAACCTACAATACATCTCAAACACCAAGCTTAAGGTCCAACTATTGTTACAGTGGTAGCCTGCATCAACCTGGCAGGGGTGGAACAAATAGTGGTGGCACTGGTTGTTCTACAATGCCTAATTACATGGCCGCAACCGAGTCTGCTAAGGCTCGTGTGCGGTCTCAGAGCGCGCCAAGGCAGAGGCCGTTAACACCGGAGCGGGAGCGAGTCGGGTCGGCCGCGAAGAAGCGGCTTTCGTTCCCGGCACCGGACCCTTATGGTTTGGGGATGGGGTATGGAGGTCATGGGCATAACTTGAGGAGTCCAAGCTTTAAGAGTGTTGCTGGAACACATTTTGGGATGGAGCGTCAGTCCAATTATTCCTCATGCTGCACTGATAGCCTTGGTGGTGAGATTTCTCCTTCTTCAACCAGTGACCTTAGAAGGTGGTTGAGGTGA